The following proteins are co-located in the Brevibacillus laterosporus DSM 25 genome:
- a CDS encoding baseplate J/gp47 family protein has product MSEAKKPEMPLLRETAEEIYQRMYNRASELAQARGETPPSPEEGEIFYDFHYPLALEISEQQQLDEYRFLQWYLPWADGEFLDAWGVFLGVKRKVTEPDELYRQRLFAKAGEEEGSGAEYDYKRWVKEVPNVGELFIWGEAPNTVHIALTDQNGQPADEALVKTVTEHLAQPDKHSLNDKVVVQAAKALEITISGDLLEWESSVSVDEIKQQIRAGIVEYINKQSKKILYSEIYRLFKVAGVIDYRNVLLNHAQENIDFTFSTIPIVKNVTVSRP; this is encoded by the coding sequence ATGTCAGAGGCAAAAAAACCGGAGATGCCCCTGTTACGCGAAACAGCAGAAGAGATTTACCAACGGATGTATAATCGGGCAAGTGAACTTGCTCAGGCCCGTGGTGAGACGCCACCTTCCCCAGAAGAAGGCGAAATTTTTTATGATTTTCACTATCCTCTCGCTTTAGAAATATCCGAGCAACAACAATTGGACGAATATCGTTTTTTGCAATGGTACTTACCCTGGGCGGATGGAGAATTTTTAGACGCCTGGGGAGTGTTTTTAGGCGTGAAGAGAAAAGTCACCGAGCCAGACGAGCTGTATCGCCAGCGCTTGTTTGCCAAGGCTGGGGAAGAGGAGGGATCAGGCGCTGAATATGATTACAAGCGCTGGGTGAAGGAAGTACCTAATGTAGGTGAGCTGTTTATCTGGGGTGAGGCGCCAAACACAGTGCATATTGCGTTAACCGACCAGAATGGGCAGCCTGCCGACGAAGCTTTAGTAAAAACAGTAACGGAGCATCTAGCACAGCCAGATAAGCATAGTTTAAACGACAAAGTAGTGGTTCAAGCTGCGAAAGCATTAGAGATAACCATCAGCGGAGACTTATTGGAGTGGGAATCTTCTGTATCTGTGGATGAAATAAAACAGCAGATACGAGCTGGCATTGTGGAATATATCAATAAGCAGAGCAAGAAGATCCTTTATTCTGAAATCTATCGCTTGTTTAAGGTAGCTGGAGTGATAGATTATCGGAATGTTTTGCTCAATCATGCTCAGGAGAATATCGACTTCACTTTTTCAACCATACCGATTGTGAAAAATGTGACGGTGAGTAGGCCATGA
- a CDS encoding CD1375 family protein, which translates to MVKEYMIPVYGLLVKAKRRSIDSLPKDYQIPVAEYLSKQNEE; encoded by the coding sequence ATGGTCAAAGAATACATGATTCCCGTCTATGGATTGCTTGTCAAAGCGAAGCGACGTTCCATCGATTCTCTCCCCAAAGATTATCAAATTCCAGTAGCTGAGTATCTATCGAAACAAAACGAGGAATAA
- a CDS encoding CD1375 family protein: protein MVKPYMIPVYAYLVKSGEWAIEPVKNAQKILPEAYRLPVAEFLADQVNKK, encoded by the coding sequence ATGGTAAAACCATACATGATCCCTGTCTATGCATACCTAGTAAAGTCAGGCGAATGGGCAATAGAACCGGTGAAAAACGCACAAAAAATTCTACCCGAAGCATACAGGCTGCCAGTGGCAGAATTCTTAGCAGATCAAGTAAATAAGAAATAG
- a CDS encoding Ig-like domain-containing protein, with amino-acid sequence MATIKQQVKQFNESTFSSQTQTLTIPGLKGVTSVKVNTGTVSYTVNGSTVTFTLSGGSYTRRIQTGGSYTPPDSKEVTTTQEKFTSQPDYSFPSSISYNSGGYSGNLSKDGSPDKVNRSPESAVSIYQYTQKYRGTVTKPGSDTRTYAYYYQYTVTIEYSDNSNPTIVLTSPPNNQTLTENATLTIQGTASDTDKDNVVTIKYRMNNGTTRALQSGVSNGSTPIPFAKTLTFRTKRLYDGTTDPTGSDLAENTDHTLTIWAEDDQGGKSTEITRKFRVVHNRPPVISGQNVDLGVLSAIPSENYTVTEPEGDAFTITEKINGKVIRTFAGTDSKENTVTIPQVTWLSLSLNDSHTITIEAKDSKGMTSTRAFTFRRTAERLSFHLKKPFSTDIAAKRILVTIDATVPSGADYRVEVSNNAFDELPTWEDATNFVKFNRGFIFTNKEKTAEKWGVSLRFSFTKGTAAEPVIVKGFGGAFD; translated from the coding sequence ATGGCAACCATAAAACAACAAGTAAAACAATTCAACGAATCGACATTCAGTTCGCAAACGCAGACCTTGACCATACCAGGATTAAAAGGCGTTACATCTGTAAAAGTTAACACAGGAACCGTATCTTATACAGTAAATGGTTCGACTGTAACGTTTACTCTCTCAGGAGGTTCCTACACACGAAGGATTCAAACAGGTGGCTCCTATACACCGCCTGATAGTAAAGAGGTAACTACTACTCAGGAAAAATTTACAAGTCAGCCAGACTATTCTTTTCCAAGTAGCATTTCCTACAATAGCGGTGGTTATAGCGGAAATCTCAGTAAGGATGGAAGCCCAGATAAAGTCAATCGTTCACCTGAGTCCGCAGTGTCGATTTATCAATATACGCAAAAATATCGTGGTACAGTAACTAAACCTGGAAGTGATACGAGAACCTATGCCTATTACTATCAATATACGGTAACTATCGAGTATTCCGATAACTCTAATCCGACTATCGTACTCACGTCTCCACCCAACAACCAAACCCTAACCGAAAACGCTACACTAACCATCCAGGGCACCGCATCCGACACCGACAAAGACAACGTAGTCACAATAAAATACCGCATGAACAACGGCACCACAAGGGCGTTGCAATCCGGAGTATCCAACGGTAGCACGCCTATTCCTTTTGCCAAAACGCTAACCTTCCGAACCAAACGCCTTTATGACGGCACCACCGATCCCACAGGCTCTGACCTAGCCGAAAACACCGATCATACGCTAACCATCTGGGCAGAGGACGACCAAGGTGGCAAATCAACCGAGATTACCCGCAAGTTCCGAGTCGTCCACAACAGACCACCCGTTATCAGCGGACAAAATGTAGACCTCGGCGTATTAAGCGCTATCCCTTCCGAGAATTACACAGTCACAGAGCCAGAGGGTGACGCGTTTACCATCACGGAGAAAATCAACGGCAAAGTTATCCGCACATTCGCTGGGACTGACAGCAAGGAAAATACCGTGACCATCCCACAAGTCACATGGCTAAGTCTCTCCTTAAACGACAGTCACACTATCACTATAGAAGCAAAAGACAGCAAAGGTATGACATCTACCAGAGCATTCACTTTTCGGAGAACGGCAGAGCGACTATCGTTTCATTTGAAAAAACCATTCTCAACAGACATTGCTGCTAAACGTATTTTGGTAACTATCGATGCAACCGTTCCATCGGGAGCTGATTACAGGGTTGAAGTCTCAAATAACGCTTTCGATGAGTTACCAACATGGGAAGACGCAACGAATTTCGTCAAATTCAACCGAGGCTTTATCTTCACCAACAAGGAAAAAACAGCAGAAAAATGGGGCGTTAGCTTACGTTTTTCTTTCACCAAAGGAACAGCAGCTGAGCCTGTTATCGTAAAAGGATTCGGAGGTGCATTCGATTGA
- a CDS encoding putative phage tail protein has product MTMIPEKYRAMLPPYWYENQVAVHHFEAGEAERAYQQTRKLDLERQTMITTVTWGLPYWEYMFQVTPKQGDSYETRRARVMAKYRERLPFTPALASSITKLFIKEQAAEQVFIEENPDAGYFYISVPLWSIFDVASWVYDIHKRKRVPHVFIPQLAVSNEIAISEIIKINRRRYHKVSEFRVGMTPIKYQDEVII; this is encoded by the coding sequence ATGACGATGATCCCAGAAAAATATCGGGCTATGTTACCTCCCTATTGGTATGAGAATCAGGTAGCGGTGCACCATTTTGAGGCAGGAGAAGCAGAGAGAGCGTACCAACAGACTCGGAAGCTAGATTTGGAACGGCAAACGATGATCACCACAGTTACATGGGGACTACCGTATTGGGAGTATATGTTTCAGGTTACTCCCAAGCAGGGTGATTCCTATGAGACGCGACGTGCACGTGTGATGGCAAAGTATCGGGAGCGTCTGCCCTTTACGCCAGCGCTGGCAAGTAGTATTACCAAGCTTTTTATCAAAGAACAAGCTGCTGAACAAGTATTCATAGAGGAAAATCCCGATGCTGGTTATTTCTATATCTCGGTACCTCTATGGTCGATTTTTGATGTAGCCTCTTGGGTGTATGACATTCATAAGCGAAAGCGGGTTCCGCATGTGTTTATACCACAGCTGGCGGTGTCAAATGAGATTGCGATTAGTGAAATTATCAAAATCAATCGGAGACGTTATCACAAGGTTAGCGAATTTCGAGTTGGTATGACTCCTATTAAATATCAGGATGAGGTGATTATTTGA